The stretch of DNA TGCCCAGCGCGCCATCGGCCAGCAACACCGGCTGGCGGCGATAGAGGTTCAGCTCGTCCACCAGGCTGGCCAGGTCGCGATTGCGAAAGGCCAGGTGGCCGCCGCGCCAGTCGGCGACCTCGGCGACGTTCACCGCCTGTTCCCGCAGGGTGCCGCTGGCGTAGTCATAGATGCCGCGCTGGCGGGCGCCGAGCAGCAGCGAATCGGGCTTCTGCGCATCGGGAACGAACGCCACCTGGCCATGGGCGACGCTGACCACCAGTTGTTTCTCGCCGCGTCGCACATCGAAGCCGGTGCCGACCACCCGCACCCGGGCGTTGCCTGCATGCACCCATAGCGGCCGTTCCTTGTCGGCGGCCACTTCCAGGTACAGCTGGCCCCGGTCCAGATAGAGGTTACGTTGCTGTGCGCTGAAGTCGATGCGCAAACGGGTGTTGGCGTTGACGTACAGGGTGCTGCCATCGGGCAGGTTGAAGCTGCGCATGCCCGTGCTCTGCGCGGCGATCTGTTGCGAATGGATCGCCGGCGGGGCGCCCAGCTCGATAGCCAGCAGCGCGCAGACCAACGCGGCGGCCACCGCCAGGGCCGGGCGCCAGCGCGGCTTTTTGCGCACCGGCAGCGGCGTCGGTCGGTTCAGTGGTTCGAGTTCGGCCAGGTCGGCCCACAAGCGCTCGAACTCGGCGTAGGCCCGGGCATGGGCCGGTTCGCTGGACCAGGTCTTGAACGCGTCGCGGGTGGCCTGGCTGTGATCGTCGCGATTGCGAGTGAACCAGCCGGCCGCCTGGGCATCGATGCTGTCGATCTGCTGCTCGTGCTCATGTTGAGGGTCGCGGGGGCGGGTCATTGCGCTTGCTCCTTGCCGTGTTCCTGTTCCAGGCGCTGCTTGCAATGCAGCAGGGCAAAGGCGATGTGTTTTTCCACCATGCTCAGGGAGATGCCCATGCGTTCGGCGATCTGCGCCTGGCTCAGGCCTTCGAAGCGGTGCAGCATAAGGGCTTCGCGGCGGCGCGGCGAGAGTTCGGCGAGCACCCTCTTCAAGCGCTCCAGGCGTTGCAGGCGCTGGGCCGCGGGCAGTGGCTCGTGGTGTTCGTCGGCCAGCGGCTCGGGTTCTACTGCATGCGGTTCGTGGTGCACCTTGTGCCTGACCTTCTGCCGGCGCCAGTGATCGCGCAGCAGGTTGCGCGCCATCTGGAACAGAAAGGCGCGGGGTTGTTCGACCTTGGCCCGGTCGCGGTAGTCGAGCCATTGGGTGAAGACGTCCTGGGTCATGTCCGCCGCATCGCTGGCGTTGTCCGTGCGTTTACGCAGGTAATGCAGGATGTCTGCATAGAACCCGCGGACGGGGTCCGCCGAGGTGGGGTCGGGCTTGAAGCGAGACATGAAAATCCTTCGCAAGTACTGCCGGGCAGAAAGGTCGCGAATGATATCGAGAATTATTACTATTTGTCTGCATGAGTTTCGCGTCATGAACCGGATGCGATTTTTCCTGTCTGATGCTGCGTGCCTCAGCAACACACCCCAAACGCTGGTAAACCGGCAAAGACAGGCTTTAATCCGAAGTGCATTCGCATCTTTGGACACTCAGGAGCAGGACCATGGCTGGATGGTATGAATTAAGCAAAAGCAGTGACGGGCAGTTCCGCTTCGTTCTCAAGGCTGGCAATGCTGAAACCATTTTGACGAGTGAGTTGTATTCCTCTCGCAGCGCCGCCGAAAACGGCATCGCTTCGGTGCAGACCAACAGTCCCAACGAGGCCCGCTACGCCAAGGAAGTCTCCAAGGACGGCAAACCTTATTTCAACCTCAAGGCCGCGAACCACCAGATCATCGGTAATAGCCAGCGCTATTCGTCCGAGGCGGCGCGCGACGCGGGCATTGCCAGCGTGCAGACCAACGGTCCGAGCACGACCATCAAAGACAAGACCGCCTGACGTTTTGCACTGAAACAAAAAAGCCCGGCAGGACAACCTGCCGGGCTTTTTGTTGGGCGCTGCTTTTGTAGGCGTCAGACAACGCGTGGTGTCTGATGCGCCGCTATCGCGAGCAAGCTTCGCTCCTACAGAAGCGGACGGTAGGAGCCAGGCTTGCCGGCGATGAGGCCCGCAAGCTCGCCCCTACAGCCAGGGCCCGATCAGCGCACTGCGTTCAACATGGCCTGCAACTGATTGCGCCCGGCTTCATTCAGCGGGAACACCGGCAGGCGCGGGTCGCCGACTTGCAATCCGGTCATGTTCAACCCGGCCTTGATGGTGGTCGGCAGACCGCCCTTGAGGATGAAGTCGAGCACCGGCAACTGGCGGTAGAACAATTCGCGCGCGCGCTCCAGGTCGTTGTCCAGCACCGCCTGGTACAGGTCCAGGTTGAGCTGCGGGATCAGGTTCGCCGCGGCGGTGCACCAGCCCTTGGCGCCGGCGGCGAAGGCTTCCAGGGCCAGCGGGTTGCAACCGTTGTAGAACGGCACCTGGCCTTCGCCCAGCAGTTGCAGCTTGTGCATGCGCTGGATGTCGCCGGTGCTCTCCTTGACCATGGTCACGTTTTCCACCGCATGGAAGATCCGCAGGATCAGCTCCACCGACATGTCGGTGCCGCTGGTGGCCGGGTTGTTGTAGAGCATGATCGGCACGCCGACGCTGTCGCCGATGGCCTGGTAGTGGGCGAGGATCTCGGCTTCGCTGAGCTTCCAGTAGGACGTCGGCAGGACCATCACCGCATCGGCGCCCTTGGCCTCGGCAAAGCGCGCGCGGCGCACGGCCTTGGCGGTGGTCAGGTCGGAAACGCTGACGATGGTCGGTACGCGCCTGGCGATGTGGCGGATGCTGAACTCGGCGACCTGGTCCCACTCGGCGTCGCTCAGGTAGGCGCCTTCGCCGGTGCTGCCCAGGGGCGCGATGGCCTGCACGCCGCTGTCGATCAGGCGATCGATGGAACGGCCGAGGGTGTCCAGGTCCAGTTGCTCACCGTTGGCGGTGAACGGGGTGATGGTGTAGCCGATGATGCCGTGAATGTTGGCGTTCGACATGGCGACGCTCCTTTAGCGAATGAGGTGGGTTCAGTTCAGGCAATCGGCGTGTTGCTTGAGGTTCTGCCGAGCGTAGTAGTTGAAGGCGGCGGCGTGACGCTTGGGCTTGGAGATCCAGTCATGGGCCTCGCGGCCGAGCTCCGGCAGGATCGGTTTGATGGTGCCGGCGGCCATGGCTAGCAATTGCAGTTTGGCGGCGCGCTCGATCAGTTGGGCGATCACGCAGGCTTCCTCGATGCTGGCGCCGGTGGACAGCTGGCCGTGGTGCGAGAGCAGGATGGCGCGCTTGTCGCCCAGGGCCGCGGAGATGATCTCGCCTTCTTCGTTACCCACCGGCACGCCCGGCCAGGCCTTGAGAAAGGCGCAGTCGTCATACAGCGGGCACAGGTCCATGTGGGAGATTTCCAGCGGCACTTCGATCATCGACAACGCGGCGACGTGGGTCGGGTGGGTGTGGATGATGCAGTTCACATCGGGGCGGGCGCGGTATACCCAGCTGTGGAAACGGTTGGCCGGGTTGGGCATGCCGTGGCCTTCGAGCACCTCCAGGTCTTCGTTGACCAGCAGCAGGTTGCCCGCGGTGATCTCGTCGAAACCCAGGCCCAGTTGCTGGGTGTAGTAAGTGCCCGGCTGCGGGCCACGGGCGGTGATCTGCCCGGCCAGGCCGGAGTCATGCCCGTTCTCGAACAGGATGCGGCAGGTCAGGGCCAGCTTTTGCCGGTCGGTCCACGTATTATCCGCCAGGGTGTTTTGCATCTGGGTCAGGGCTTGCCTGACCAGTTGCTCTTTGGGTAGTGCTAATGTCTTGGCCATATCGGTGTCCTTTGGTCGTTGCAATGGACGTCGGATTTGCCAGCCCCCGCTGCTCGCAAGGTCGTTGGGTGAAAGCAAATGACACTAAAGAGGCTATATGACACTTTGTGTCATTGGCAAGGACAAATCGTCGCCTCCTTGATGGGTTAACCGTTCTACATGTCTATCCGTTTGAAATTATTGAGAAAAAAACTTGGCGTGACGCTGGAGGCCCTGGCCGAGAAATCCGGCATGACCAAGAGCTACCTGTCGAAAGTCGAGCGCGGCCTGAACACGCCCTCGATCGCCGCGGCGTTGAAACTGGCCAAGGCGTTGAACGTGAACGTCGAGGAGCTGTTCGCCGAAGACAAGGTCAGCCTGGACAGCTACAGCCTGGTGCGCAGCGACGAACGCCAGTCGCTGGCGGCCAACGACCAGGCGCCGGGTTATGCGGTGCTGGCGCATCAGGTCAGCGAGCGCAGCCTGCTGCCGTTCATCATCTACCCGCCCAGGGAGTTCACCGACAAGAGCTTCAAGGAACACCTGGGGGAGGAGTTTCTGTTTGTCCACGAAGGGCAGGTGGAAGTGGATTTCATGAACGAGCGGGTGATCCTCAACCGGGGCGACGCGCTGCACTTCAACGCGCAGAAACCCCACCGCCTGCGCTCGGTGGGCGAGGTGCAGGCGCAGTTGCTGGTGGTGGTGCACAGCGGCGAGGAATAAGGGACACGATGTAGCCGCTGCCGAAGGCTGCGATAAGGCCGAAGGCCTTCAGCGATCTCAACACCGTGCGCGCCCTTCGGGGTCGATCGCAGCCTCGCGGGCTCGGCAGCGGCTACAGAGGTGGCGCTCCGCAGACGCCTGCCCGCGATCTTTCAGCGTTCGACCGGCACCGACAGCGCAGGATCGCCCAGGGCATGGCTCTTCGAATCGAAGAAGCGCAGCGTCACTTCCATCCCTGCGAACAGCTTGGCGTAGCGCCGCTTCTGGTTCTGGATGAAGGCCTTGCTGCGCGGCTGGATCGAGATCGCCAGGGTCCGCACTTTGGACTGGCGGATGGCACTCACCAGGTGGCTGTCCTGGGAGCCGAGGTCGTGGCCGAAGATGCACAGCGCGTCGCTGTGATTCAGCAACTGCTGGTAGCAGAACGACAGGTAGTCGCTGCCGCGAATGGTCTTGAACTTGTCCGCCACCGGGCCCTCGCTGACGAACAGCGGCACATCGTCGAGGGTCTTCAGGGTGTTGTTGATGGCGAAGTTGCCCAGCAGCGTGCCTTCGGTGGAACCCAGCTTGCGCGCGGTGCCGTCCTGGTTGCGCACCAGGTGCAGGCCGCCGTGCAGGTACAGCACGCGGGTCCGTTCACTGGCGGTCTGGCTGATGTCGAAGCTCGGGTCGGCGCCCCGGAACAGGTCGTCAATGCCCTGGGCATTGTGCTGGATCGCCCAGTAGTTGAGCAGGTCGTAGTTGCTGGTGAACACCGTGCGGTAGCGGCGCAGTTCCTGGTTGATCTGCGACAGCGTCGCCGGCTGTACCAGGCGCCATGGAATGTGCACCGCGTGCACGGTATTGATCAGCGCTTCCTTGATTGCGTAGTAGCGATTGCGCGGCGCCGCGGAGCTGACGGCCAGGGCCTTGTTGACCCGGCTGGTGGTCTTCAGCGCGCCCAGCACCTGTTCGAAACTGCGGGTCTGCAGGGCTTCGAACACGCTCAGCTCGGAGGGGCTCAGGGGCTTTTCTTCGACGGTGCGGGCGTTCTCGAACAGCGAATCGTAGGCGAAGTCTTCCCACACCGCGCGGCTGGCGCCGTTGCCGATCAGCAGGCCGGTGATCGGCGTGCTGGCGCGCAAGGCGTTCCAGTCTTCAAGGTCGGCATCAAATTCCTGGAAATCCATCATCGCGGTTCGTCGTCTCAAGGCAGAAGGTGTACAGGGCGCCGACTTTATCACGACCGACCCTTGAGCCAGATCAACAACGCGCGTGACCGATGGGTCGATCCTGTGCGCATTTGCCGGATCGGCACGGCTGATCCAATCCCAGCCTGGAGGACGCGCCATGAGCAGCACTTTTTTCATTCCCGCCGTGAACATCATGGGTATCGACTGCCTCGACGAGGCCATGGTCGCGATTCGCAACTACGGTTTTCGCAAGGCGCTGATTGTCACCGACGCCGGCCTGGCCAAGGCCGGGGTGGCCGGGATGATTGCCGAGAAGCTGGCGATGCAGGACATCGATTCGGTGATCTTCGACGGCGCCAAGCCCAACCCGAGCATCGGCAACGTCGAGAAGGGCCTGGCGCAATTGCAGCAGAGCAACTGCGACTTCGTGGTCTCCCTCGGCGGCGGTTCGCCCCATGACTGCGCCAAGGGCATCGCCCTGTGCGCCACCAATGGCGGGCATATCAGCGACTACGAGGGTGTCGACCGCTCGGCCAAGCCGCAACTGCCGCTGATCGCGATCAACACCACCGCCGGCACCGCCAGTGAAATGACCCGTTTCTGCATCATCACCGACGAGCAGCGCCACGTGAAAATGGCCATCGTCGATCGTAACGTCACGCCACTGCTGTCGGTCAACGACCCGGCGCTGATGGTCGCCATGCCCAAGGGCCTGACCGCCGCCACCGGCATGGACGCGCTGACCCACGCAATCGAAGCCTATGTGTCCACCGCGGCCAACCCGATCACCGATGCCTGCGCGCTGAAAGCCATGACCATGATCAGCCAGAACCTGCGCCAGGCGGTGCACGACGGCAGCGACCTGGTCGCCCGGGAAAGCATGGCCTACGCCCAGTTCCTCGCCGGCATGGCTTTCAACAATGCGTCGCTGGGTTTCGTGCATGCCATGGCGCACCAGCTAGGCGGTTTCTACGATTTGCCCCACGGTGTGTGCAACGCCGTGCTGCTGCCCCATGTGCAGAGTTTCAATGCCATGGTCTGCGCCGGACGCCTGACCGACGTGGCCCACGCCATGGGCGCGGACATTCGTGGCTTCAGCCCGGAGGAGGGCGCGCAGGCGGCCATCAGTGCCATTCGCAGCCTGGCCCGGGATGTCGAGATCCCCAGCGGCTTGCGTGACCTGGGCGCCAAGCTGACGGACATTCCGGTCCTGGCCGCCAACGCCCTGAAAGATGCCTGCGGCCTGACCAACCCACGCCCCGCCGACCAGCGCCAGATCGAAGAGATCTTCCGCAGCGCGTTCTGATACCTACAGATGCTCTACCGCGCGCTCGGGCCCTTGCTGTCCTGGGCGCGCCGCCGCTGGCCCCAATGCACGAGCTATTGGCGATCGTTTTTCCTACCGGCAGGCGGCAAGCGCGGGTATGGAAAATCCGCAGCATCTGCAGGCGTCCCTGACGTACGCGGTAGGGGATCGGGTAAGGACGATTGGGGACCAGGCGAAGTCGCCTGCCTCTGCTTCAGTCAGGGCTTTCTGGATCTCGTCGATTTGCCAGGCTTCGCGGGCCAGATATTCTCTCAGAGCATCCACAGCGAGGAATGACTTGCTGCGGCCTGTCGCCTTGGCCAAGTGAGCCGGGGAATTGGCAACATCATCGGGCAGGCGCAAGGACATGACGGACAGGGTGATCTCGATGTAGTGGTTTGTGATGCAGCACACTACATCGCCACCCGAGGCTTGCCGCCAGAGCCATTCGTCCAGTGCGAGCGCTGCTTTGATTCAAGACGATTCAGGACCTTCCTCTTACAAGGACTTTGCATGCTGACCGGCCTCAACCACCTGACCCTCGCCGTGACCGACCTGAACCGCAGCCTGGGGTTCTACCACGACCTGCTGGGCCTGCGCCTGGACGCCAGCTGGGACAGCGGCGCCTATCTGTCGTTGCCGGGCCTGTGGTTGTGCCTGTCGCTGGACCCGTCGCGCCGCTTGGCCGAAGTGCCGGACTACACCCACTATGCCTTCGGCATCGAGGCCGGGCATTTCCTGGCGTTCGTCCAGCGCCTGCGGGCTGCTGGCGTGCGGGAGTGGCGCGACAACCGCAGCGAAGGCGCCTCGTTCTATTTCCTCGACCCCGACGGCCACCAGCTGGAAGCCCATGTCGGCGATCTGGCCTCGCGTTTGCGCGCCTGTCGGCAGCAGCCCTATGCCGGGATGACGATCTTTACCGACGAATGACCGCTCGCCGCCGCTTCAAGACGGCTGGCTGTCGTTATGGCGACCATTGTGGGGTGGTGCGGGGGCGCGCAAGCCGGCAGAATCCTGCGATCAAAACCGCGCCACCTTCGGCGCTTCGGAGTGTGGCATGACTTCTTCGCTGTTACTGGCCGTTCTCGCCTCGGGCTTTATCTACGGTATTACTCCCGGGCCGGGCGTGCTGGCGGTCTTCGGTATCGGCGCGGCGCGCGGGCGGCGGGCCGGGGCCGGCTTTCTCTGCGGGCATCTGCTGGGCGACGTGATCTGGTGCAGCACCGCGTTGATCGCCATCGTCGGCGCGAAGGAGATCGGCAGCAGTGCCTTCGATGTGCTCGGCGTGCTCAGCGGCCTTTATCTGTTCTGGCTCGGCCTGCGGGCGATCCGCAGCCAGCGCAGCAACGGGCAGGAACCCCAGGGCCCGGCGCGCCAGCCGTTCTGGCACGGCATCCTGTTCGGCCTGACCAACCCCAAGGCGTATCCGGTGGCCGTGGCGACTTTCACCGCGCTGCTGTCCAGTCGTGCCGAGCTGCTCAACTGGTCGATGCTGCCCTGGCTGATCTTCCTCAGTTTCCTCGGCGGCATCGGCGCATACGCTATTCTGATTGGCATCGTCGGTGCGCGGCGGGTGCGGACCCTGTATCAGCGTCACGAACTGGCGATCACCCGGCTTTGCGGCGTGATGTTCATCGGGTTTGCCATCAACGCCTTGCTGCATGCCGTTCCGGGATTGCTGGCGAACAAGGCATAAAGGCTGTCCGCAAGGTTGCGACAGCCACGGACCAGCAGCGGCCCTGCGCCGCTGCCAGAACCAGGGATTGATACTCGGCGCTTTATCTTCACAGGCAGTGTCGTTCCCTGATGGCAACCAACAACTCCGCGCCCCTGGCCAGTTTCATCGACCTTCTGCTGGACGCCGTCTGTGCGGTGGATGTGGAAGGCCGTTTCGTCTTTGTCAGTGCCGCCTGCGAGCGGATTTTCGGTTATACGCCGGACGAACTGGTCGGCCGGCGCATGATCGAGCTGGTGCACCCCGCGGACCGCCTGCGCACGCTGCAGGCCGCCGAGCGGATCATGGCTGGCGAACCCATGCCCAACTTCGAGAACCGTTACCTGCGCAAGGACGGGCAGGTCGCGCATATCCTCTGGTCGGCGCGCTGGTCCGAGGTCGACCAGTTGCGCATCGCCGTGGCCCGCGACATCACCGAGCGCAAGCAGGCCGAGTCGCGGCAGGCGGCGCTGTATGCGATTTCCGAAGCGGCCCATGCCACCGAGGACCTGCTGGCGTTGTTCCGGCGTGTGCACCGGATCATCGGTGAATGGCTGCCGGCGCTGAATTTCTCCGTCGCGCTGTACGACGAGCAATGTCAGGCGCTGAGCTTTCCCTATCACGTCGACGACCGCGAGCGTTGCCCGGAGCAGCCGGGCACGCTGACCGGCAGCCTGTGCGCCGAGGTGATCCGCAGTGGCCAGCCGTTGCTGCTGACTCCCGGCAATTATGGGCCGCTGTCACCGCTGTCGGATGCCGCCGACCCGTACTCACCCTGCTGGCTCGGTGTGCCACTCAATTCGCAGAAAGGCACCATCGGTGCGCTGATCGTCAAGAGCGCGCCGGGCGACGAGCGATACACCGAGCAGGACAAGGAACTGCTGC from Pseudomonas chlororaphis subsp. chlororaphis encodes:
- a CDS encoding FecR family protein, producing the protein MTRPRDPQHEHEQQIDSIDAQAAGWFTRNRDDHSQATRDAFKTWSSEPAHARAYAEFERLWADLAELEPLNRPTPLPVRKKPRWRPALAVAAALVCALLAIELGAPPAIHSQQIAAQSTGMRSFNLPDGSTLYVNANTRLRIDFSAQQRNLYLDRGQLYLEVAADKERPLWVHAGNARVRVVGTGFDVRRGEKQLVVSVAHGQVAFVPDAQKPDSLLLGARQRGIYDYASGTLREQAVNVAEVADWRGGHLAFRNRDLASLVDELNLYRRQPVLLADGALGNFKVSGNLDVQDPDALIKALPALIPVKTVALADGRVRIEARR
- a CDS encoding RNA polymerase sigma factor yields the protein MSRFKPDPTSADPVRGFYADILHYLRKRTDNASDAADMTQDVFTQWLDYRDRAKVEQPRAFLFQMARNLLRDHWRRQKVRHKVHHEPHAVEPEPLADEHHEPLPAAQRLQRLERLKRVLAELSPRRREALMLHRFEGLSQAQIAERMGISLSMVEKHIAFALLHCKQRLEQEHGKEQAQ
- a CDS encoding YegP family protein, whose translation is MAGWYELSKSSDGQFRFVLKAGNAETILTSELYSSRSAAENGIASVQTNSPNEARYAKEVSKDGKPYFNLKAANHQIIGNSQRYSSEAARDAGIASVQTNGPSTTIKDKTA
- a CDS encoding dihydrodipicolinate synthase family protein — its product is MSNANIHGIIGYTITPFTANGEQLDLDTLGRSIDRLIDSGVQAIAPLGSTGEGAYLSDAEWDQVAEFSIRHIARRVPTIVSVSDLTTAKAVRRARFAEAKGADAVMVLPTSYWKLSEAEILAHYQAIGDSVGVPIMLYNNPATSGTDMSVELILRIFHAVENVTMVKESTGDIQRMHKLQLLGEGQVPFYNGCNPLALEAFAAGAKGWCTAAANLIPQLNLDLYQAVLDNDLERARELFYRQLPVLDFILKGGLPTTIKAGLNMTGLQVGDPRLPVFPLNEAGRNQLQAMLNAVR
- a CDS encoding aldolase, yielding MAKTLALPKEQLVRQALTQMQNTLADNTWTDRQKLALTCRILFENGHDSGLAGQITARGPQPGTYYTQQLGLGFDEITAGNLLLVNEDLEVLEGHGMPNPANRFHSWVYRARPDVNCIIHTHPTHVAALSMIEVPLEISHMDLCPLYDDCAFLKAWPGVPVGNEEGEIISAALGDKRAILLSHHGQLSTGASIEEACVIAQLIERAAKLQLLAMAAGTIKPILPELGREAHDWISKPKRHAAAFNYYARQNLKQHADCLN
- a CDS encoding helix-turn-helix domain-containing protein; its protein translation is MSIRLKLLRKKLGVTLEALAEKSGMTKSYLSKVERGLNTPSIAAALKLAKALNVNVEELFAEDKVSLDSYSLVRSDERQSLAANDQAPGYAVLAHQVSERSLLPFIIYPPREFTDKSFKEHLGEEFLFVHEGQVEVDFMNERVILNRGDALHFNAQKPHRLRSVGEVQAQLLVVVHSGEE
- a CDS encoding DUF4917 family protein, giving the protein MMDFQEFDADLEDWNALRASTPITGLLIGNGASRAVWEDFAYDSLFENARTVEEKPLSPSELSVFEALQTRSFEQVLGALKTTSRVNKALAVSSAAPRNRYYAIKEALINTVHAVHIPWRLVQPATLSQINQELRRYRTVFTSNYDLLNYWAIQHNAQGIDDLFRGADPSFDISQTASERTRVLYLHGGLHLVRNQDGTARKLGSTEGTLLGNFAINNTLKTLDDVPLFVSEGPVADKFKTIRGSDYLSFCYQQLLNHSDALCIFGHDLGSQDSHLVSAIRQSKVRTLAISIQPRSKAFIQNQKRRYAKLFAGMEVTLRFFDSKSHALGDPALSVPVER
- the yiaY gene encoding L-threonine dehydrogenase — encoded protein: MSSTFFIPAVNIMGIDCLDEAMVAIRNYGFRKALIVTDAGLAKAGVAGMIAEKLAMQDIDSVIFDGAKPNPSIGNVEKGLAQLQQSNCDFVVSLGGGSPHDCAKGIALCATNGGHISDYEGVDRSAKPQLPLIAINTTAGTASEMTRFCIITDEQRHVKMAIVDRNVTPLLSVNDPALMVAMPKGLTAATGMDALTHAIEAYVSTAANPITDACALKAMTMISQNLRQAVHDGSDLVARESMAYAQFLAGMAFNNASLGFVHAMAHQLGGFYDLPHGVCNAVLLPHVQSFNAMVCAGRLTDVAHAMGADIRGFSPEEGAQAAISAIRSLARDVEIPSGLRDLGAKLTDIPVLAANALKDACGLTNPRPADQRQIEEIFRSAF
- a CDS encoding CopG family ribbon-helix-helix protein; this encodes MSVMSLRLPDDVANSPAHLAKATGRSKSFLAVDALREYLAREAWQIDEIQKALTEAEAGDFAWSPIVLTRSPTAYVRDACRCCGFSIPALAACR
- the fos gene encoding fosfomycin resistance glutathione transferase, producing MLTGLNHLTLAVTDLNRSLGFYHDLLGLRLDASWDSGAYLSLPGLWLCLSLDPSRRLAEVPDYTHYAFGIEAGHFLAFVQRLRAAGVREWRDNRSEGASFYFLDPDGHQLEAHVGDLASRLRACRQQPYAGMTIFTDE
- a CDS encoding LysE family translocator, yielding MTSSLLLAVLASGFIYGITPGPGVLAVFGIGAARGRRAGAGFLCGHLLGDVIWCSTALIAIVGAKEIGSSAFDVLGVLSGLYLFWLGLRAIRSQRSNGQEPQGPARQPFWHGILFGLTNPKAYPVAVATFTALLSSRAELLNWSMLPWLIFLSFLGGIGAYAILIGIVGARRVRTLYQRHELAITRLCGVMFIGFAINALLHAVPGLLANKA
- a CDS encoding sensor domain-containing protein, with amino-acid sequence MATNNSAPLASFIDLLLDAVCAVDVEGRFVFVSAACERIFGYTPDELVGRRMIELVHPADRLRTLQAAERIMAGEPMPNFENRYLRKDGQVAHILWSARWSEVDQLRIAVARDITERKQAESRQAALYAISEAAHATEDLLALFRRVHRIIGEWLPALNFSVALYDEQCQALSFPYHVDDRERCPEQPGTLTGSLCAEVIRSGQPLLLTPGNYGPLSPLSDAADPYSPCWLGVPLNSQKGTIGALIVKSAPGDERYTEQDKELLQYVCAQLATAIERKQLHARLQYMAQYDQLTQLPNRELLRERLRSALARARRESGRMALLYVDLDRFKQVNDTLGHAVGDMLLQAVANRLKACVRESDTVARIGGDEFVVLLGCIQHAEDAGIVAGKIRRALDEPLRLDGHQLSILPSIGIGLFPEHGHDEKQLFKHADEAMYAAKRAQRSPSRA